GAGGCCACGTCGGTAGTGCCGCTGATCTCGTTCTCGTGGCGGGCCACCATCACCCCGTCCCTGGTCATCACCAGGTCCGGCTCGATGTAGTCGGCGCCGTCGGCGATGGCCTGGGCGTAGGCCGCCAGGGTGTGCTCGGGCAGCAGCGCGCTTGCGCCGCGATGGCCGTAGACCGACACCTTGGGCGCGGCCGGGGTGGAGGATTCAGCACTCATGGCCACCGATGGTGCCACGGCCAGCGACAACAGCAACGCACAACCCCACGACTTCACTGCGACTTCCCCAAGCGGTATGTGATGGGCGTCAGTATGAGGCGGCAATGTGACAGGCGGGGGAAGCGTGCACCTGTAGAGCCGAGCCCATGCTCGGCTGACGGGTAGAACCGCCGAGCATGGGCTCGGCTCTACAGTTACTTCCCGATGCAGAAACTGGAGAAGATCCGTCCCAACAGGTCATCGGCGCTCATCTGCCCGGTGATCTCGCCCAGCGCGTCATGCGCCAGGCGCAGCTCCTCGGCGGCCAGTTCCAGGTGTTCGTGCGCCAGCTCGCCATCGGCGCGCTGTGCGTGTTCCTGTGCGCGTTCGATCGCATCCACGTGGCGTGTGCGTGCGGAGAACTCACCGTCCACCTGCTCCCCTGCCCCGGCAGAGGCAATCGAGCGCAGACGCGCATGCAGGTCCTCCAGGCCGGCACCAGTCGCGGCCGAAACGAACACGCGGTCCGGGTCATCCAGCGCCGGCAACGCTTCCAGCAGGTCCGACTTGTTGTGGATGTAGACCCTGTGCGGCACCGCCGCTACGGCATCACCCAGCGCGGCCTCACCGGCCGCCGGATCGCGCGCGTCCAGGACGATCAACGCCAGATCGGTACGCTCGATCTCCACGTGGGCGCGGCGCATGCCTTCGCGTTCGATGGCGTCACCGCCGTCGCGCAGGCCGGCGGTGTCGACCAGGGTCAGCTCCAGGCCGTCCAGGCGGATGGTCTCGCGCAGGGTGTCGCGGGTGGTACCGGCGATGTCGGTGACGATGGCGCGCTCGCTACCGGCCAGCGCGTTGAGCAGTGAACTCTTGCCCGCATTCGGCGGACCGATCAGCACCGCGTGCAGGCCATCGCGGAGGCGACGGCCGCGTTCGGCATCGCGGCGCAGAATGGCCAGATCGCTGCGCGCCTGTTCCAGCCCACGCCGCACCTGCGCGCCACCGAGGGTATCCAGCGGTTCGTCAGCGAAGTCGATGGCCGCTTCCACATGGATGCGCAGCAGCACAAGCTGTTCGACCACGGCCTCGATGCGGCGCGAGAACACGCCATCCAGCGAGCGGCGTGCCGCGCGCGCGGCGCGGTTGTCACCGGCGGCGATCAGGTCGGCGATGGCCTCGGCCTGGGCCAGATCGAGCTTGCCGTTGAGGAAGGCGCGTTCGCTGAACTCGCCCGGCCGCGCCTGGCGGGCGCCCAGTGCGATGCAGCGCGCGACCAGTTGCTGCAGCAGCACCGGACTACCGTGGCCCTGCAGTTCCACCACTTCCTCGCCGGTGAAGCTGTTCGGCGCCGGGAACCACAGCACGATGCCATCGTCGATGACCTCGCCGTCGGCATCGCGCAGGCGCGCGTAGTGCGCATGGCGCGGCCGCAGCGCGGGCGCGCCCAGCGCGTTGGCGATCACCGCGGCGCGCGGGCCGGACAGGCGCAGCAGGCCGACACCGCCGGCGCCCGGCGCACTGGCAATCGCCACGATGGTGTCGGTGCGGATCGCGTCGTTCATGGCTCAGAGCTTCTCCAGCTGCGCGCGCGCCTGCGCCGCACCGCTGCCCTGTGGCTGCAGCGCCAGGTAAGTGGTGTAGGCCTGCTTCGCCTTGGGCTTGTCGCCCGCGTTGAAGTAGGCATCGCCCAGATTCAGATAGGCCACGGCGCGCGAGGGATCGATGTTCAGCGTGTTCTCCAGCCAGCGTGCGGCTTCAGCGTAGCGCTGCTGGCGGTAATAGACGAAGCCGAGGTTGTTGGCAGCCTGGGCAAAGTCCGGGCGAAGCTTCAGCGCCTCGGTGAACTGCGCCACCGCCTCGTCGTACTGCTTCTCGCGGTACAGCAGCAGGCCGCGGTCATTGGCCTGCTGCGCGCGCTGGCGATCCGATGCCGGGCCCGCAGTGGGCACCACCAGCTTGGCTTTGCCGCCCTGCAGGTCAGCCACGGTCACCGGTGCCTGGCTGCCCTTGGCTTCGCTGGCGGCTTCAACCTTGTTGTTCAGTGCGATCGCGTCGGCGGTCAGCTGGCGCGTATCGGCGTTGAGGAATTCCTGGCTGTCCGGCACCTGGAACACGAACTCGCCGCCCTGGGAACCGGGCAGGCTGCCGAACGCCGGCGTCTGGTGCGAAACGGCCGAGACGGCCGGCGCCACGTAGGCGGCCAGTTCGGTACCCGTGATCAGGCCATCGCCGTTGAGGTCGCCCTTGCCGGCCAGCGCCTGCAGCAGTACCCACGTAAACACCGAATGGCCATTGGGGCCGGCGTCGGCCACCTGCTGGTCGGCACCGCCGGCGGTCAGCATCTGGCGCGCGCTGCGGCGTGCGTTCTCGCGCAGGAACGACGACGACGAAGGGCCGCCACGGGTCAGGCCCAGGCCGCTGTAGCAGGCATCCATCACGAACATCACATGCTTGGCCTGCATGCTCTCGGCGATGTTCTGGATGTCGGTCATCGCGATGGCGTCGGTAGCGAATTCCTTCGGGTCCGAATCAACCGGGATGATGTAGCCGAGGTCGCGCCCGGAGGCGAGCTGGCGGGTAGCACCATGGCCGGCGAAGAACACGAACACACGGTCGTTCTTTCCGGTGCGGTCATCGGCCAGGCGGTCGTGGAAGGCGGCCAGGATGTTGTTGCGGGTGGCCTGCTCGTTCTTCAGCACGATCACCTGCGAGGACGGGAAGCCGAACTGTCCGGTCAATGTGTCGGCCACTGCCTGCGCGTCATGGCTGGCGTACTCCAGCTTCGGCCACTTGGCGTAGTTGTCGATGCCGACCACGATCGCCCACGACTTCTCGTAGCCGGTGGTGACGGTGGCGGCACCGGTGTCGCCCTTGCGCGCGCGCGCAACGGTGAAGTCGCGGCCGTTCCAGCCTGCGAACTGGTAGCCATCGGCAATCAGGCGGTCGAGGATCTGCGGCAGCGCCTTCACCGCACGATCGTGGATGTCGTGGAACAGGATGATGCCGCGCTGTTCCTTGTTC
This genomic window from Stenotrophomonas maltophilia contains:
- the mnmE gene encoding tRNA uridine-5-carboxymethylaminomethyl(34) synthesis GTPase MnmE, yielding MNDAIRTDTIVAIASAPGAGGVGLLRLSGPRAAVIANALGAPALRPRHAHYARLRDADGEVIDDGIVLWFPAPNSFTGEEVVELQGHGSPVLLQQLVARCIALGARQARPGEFSERAFLNGKLDLAQAEAIADLIAAGDNRAARAARRSLDGVFSRRIEAVVEQLVLLRIHVEAAIDFADEPLDTLGGAQVRRGLEQARSDLAILRRDAERGRRLRDGLHAVLIGPPNAGKSSLLNALAGSERAIVTDIAGTTRDTLRETIRLDGLELTLVDTAGLRDGGDAIEREGMRRAHVEIERTDLALIVLDARDPAAGEAALGDAVAAVPHRVYIHNKSDLLEALPALDDPDRVFVSAATGAGLEDLHARLRSIASAGAGEQVDGEFSARTRHVDAIERAQEHAQRADGELAHEHLELAAEELRLAHDALGEITGQMSADDLLGRIFSSFCIGK
- a CDS encoding polysaccharide deacetylase family protein: MPRASSFRLFLPSLLLTLVVASCGDKAAKAPATTLTQPSAQAAAAADPTAAPLLAALQKQLDGYRRIIVLLADEEQQSAADRGTSTRVGQQLFHDGLEQRTAIAAQFDALLRGSSPQRFATLGTVLDYIESAPELFDADRLAFREVLRDLHERVGTDSSLPAVKLHQRIGEDLEALDEIERNYNQELTRIFSRFERTRAIELKREKWEDYIAHLHKDYSREAILRDYGVIEPYPMSMKDSDREIFGRDLPAKTVVLTFDDGPHKAYTDEVVAILKRYDVPGVFFEVGRNLGKVEADGKVSLGPMAKISRNLMEEGYAVGNHSLTHAQLSRTTGDALRQQVLDTDTLLKDVDSKRAPLFRFPYGARNAEGLQLLNEAGLKSIMWNIDSMDWADPVPESIVQRVLDQVNKEQRGIILFHDIHDRAVKALPQILDRLIADGYQFAGWNGRDFTVARARKGDTGAATVTTGYEKSWAIVVGIDNYAKWPKLEYASHDAQAVADTLTGQFGFPSSQVIVLKNEQATRNNILAAFHDRLADDRTGKNDRVFVFFAGHGATRQLASGRDLGYIIPVDSDPKEFATDAIAMTDIQNIAESMQAKHVMFVMDACYSGLGLTRGGPSSSSFLRENARRSARQMLTAGGADQQVADAGPNGHSVFTWVLLQALAGKGDLNGDGLITGTELAAYVAPAVSAVSHQTPAFGSLPGSQGGEFVFQVPDSQEFLNADTRQLTADAIALNNKVEAASEAKGSQAPVTVADLQGGKAKLVVPTAGPASDRQRAQQANDRGLLLYREKQYDEAVAQFTEALKLRPDFAQAANNLGFVYYRQQRYAEAARWLENTLNIDPSRAVAYLNLGDAYFNAGDKPKAKQAYTTYLALQPQGSGAAQARAQLEKL